From a single Acidobacteriota bacterium genomic region:
- a CDS encoding carbohydrate binding family 9 domain-containing protein, giving the protein MDASPPDRRSRALRIDGIHPLRPRCAAALLLALAALTVWPLASAGEETPTLAPPTVRAARATQPIRLDGVLDEADWQSAPAIDSFTQRYPAEGSPASQATRVRILYDDERLYIGAVLSDDEPDRIVAREMKEDAPLDNDDSFFVVIDTFHDRRNGFFFETNPLGARTDALVFDEGRNNSFDWDGVWEVSAKVTPTGWSVEMEIPFKTLHFDPARTGSWGLQIGRVIRRNAEDAYWAPIPRNEDKWRLSRAGELTGLEGIRQGRHLEVKPYALGAVERRPSFGETAVEGREEGGVDVRYAVTPNLSAIATVHTDFAETEVDDQQVNLTRFPIFFPEKREFFLESKGYFDFGYRKSPFSFAGPIPFFSRRIGLGPRTVGGETVDAPVPILGGVKLAGRLDRCNIGFLSVETEADGGTPQTNFTALRVSRDILTRSNWGILAVSKEPAGPSDAVDPNDFTAGSHSNRTYGADMNFSVLQNFRFGGALLETRTPSITDGQRAGRLYVDWSDSAWDTELSYKDIARHFNPEAGFVERTGIEELGGFLGWSWRSKTALIRKVEPHARFTYTMDQEHDLATRRQHWATSIEFRDGSTVELAWNPMFDRPESTFELSSRAFVPPGAYTMASRYSVRIDGDPSRVVSASASSEFGDFFDGRYQTVVAGLFARISEHLKASATVQRNDIHLPDRPGGIDPSEFLTTLAQARLGVTFTTRLFFDALVQYNTEVRDVSTNLRLNVKYRPGSDIYLVYNERRDIEGLPTDVVDRSFTVKWTYLVSL; this is encoded by the coding sequence ATGGATGCTTCCCCTCCCGATCGGAGATCCCGAGCCCTGCGAATCGACGGCATCCATCCCCTCCGCCCACGGTGCGCGGCCGCTCTGCTCCTCGCGCTCGCGGCGCTCACGGTGTGGCCTCTCGCATCCGCCGGCGAAGAGACGCCGACCCTCGCGCCGCCGACGGTGCGCGCCGCTCGCGCGACGCAGCCGATCCGGCTCGACGGGGTTCTCGATGAAGCCGACTGGCAGTCTGCGCCGGCGATCGACTCCTTCACGCAGCGCTATCCCGCAGAAGGGAGCCCGGCCTCCCAGGCGACGCGCGTGCGGATCCTCTACGACGACGAGCGCCTCTACATCGGCGCCGTCCTCTCGGACGACGAGCCGGACCGCATCGTCGCCCGCGAGATGAAGGAGGACGCGCCGCTCGACAATGACGACAGCTTCTTCGTCGTCATCGACACCTTCCACGATCGGCGGAACGGATTCTTCTTCGAGACGAACCCGCTCGGCGCCCGGACCGACGCGCTCGTCTTCGACGAGGGGCGCAACAACTCCTTCGACTGGGACGGCGTCTGGGAGGTGTCGGCGAAGGTGACGCCGACCGGCTGGTCGGTCGAGATGGAGATCCCGTTCAAGACCCTTCACTTCGATCCGGCGCGCACGGGCTCGTGGGGGCTGCAGATCGGCCGGGTCATCCGGCGCAACGCCGAGGACGCCTACTGGGCTCCCATCCCCCGGAACGAGGACAAGTGGCGCCTCTCCCGCGCGGGGGAGCTGACGGGGCTCGAGGGGATAAGGCAGGGGAGGCACCTCGAGGTGAAGCCCTACGCGCTCGGCGCCGTGGAGCGGCGCCCCAGCTTCGGCGAGACCGCCGTCGAGGGGAGGGAGGAGGGAGGGGTGGACGTGCGCTACGCCGTGACGCCGAACCTCTCGGCGATCGCGACGGTGCACACCGATTTCGCCGAGACGGAGGTCGACGACCAGCAGGTGAACTTGACGCGCTTCCCGATCTTCTTCCCCGAGAAGCGCGAGTTCTTCCTCGAGTCGAAGGGGTATTTCGATTTCGGCTACCGGAAGAGCCCCTTCTCGTTCGCGGGGCCGATCCCGTTCTTCAGCCGCCGCATCGGCCTGGGGCCGCGAACCGTCGGCGGCGAGACGGTGGACGCTCCCGTCCCGATCCTCGGCGGCGTCAAGCTGGCCGGGAGGCTCGACCGGTGCAACATCGGCTTCCTGAGCGTCGAGACGGAAGCCGACGGCGGCACGCCGCAGACGAACTTCACGGCCCTCCGGGTGAGCCGGGACATCCTCACCCGCTCCAACTGGGGGATCCTCGCGGTGAGCAAGGAGCCGGCCGGGCCGAGCGACGCCGTCGATCCCAACGACTTCACCGCCGGCTCCCACTCGAACCGGACGTACGGGGCGGACATGAACTTCTCGGTCCTGCAGAACTTCCGCTTCGGCGGCGCGCTCCTCGAGACGCGGACGCCGTCGATCACCGACGGCCAGCGGGCGGGGAGGCTCTACGTCGACTGGAGCGACAGCGCGTGGGACACGGAGCTCTCCTACAAGGACATCGCGCGCCACTTCAATCCGGAGGCGGGCTTCGTCGAGCGGACCGGGATCGAAGAGCTCGGGGGCTTTCTCGGATGGTCGTGGCGCTCGAAGACCGCCCTCATCCGGAAGGTCGAGCCCCACGCGCGCTTCACGTACACGATGGATCAGGAGCACGATCTCGCGACGCGCCGCCAGCACTGGGCAACTTCCATCGAGTTCCGCGACGGCTCGACGGTGGAGCTGGCGTGGAACCCGATGTTCGACAGGCCCGAGAGCACCTTCGAGCTCTCGAGCCGGGCCTTCGTCCCGCCGGGCGCCTACACGATGGCGAGCCGCTACAGCGTCCGGATCGACGGCGATCCGAGCCGCGTCGTCTCGGCGAGCGCCTCCTCGGAGTTCGGCGACTTCTTCGACGGCCGCTACCAGACCGTCGTCGCGGGACTCTTCGCCCGGATCTCCGAGCATTTGAAGGCGTCGGCGACCGTCCAGCGTAACGACATCCACCTTCCGGATCGCCCCGGCGGGATCGATCCGTCGGAGTTCCTCACGACGCTGGCGCAGGCGCGGCTCGGCGTCACGTTCACGACGCGCCTCTTCTTCGACGCGCTCGTGCAGTACAACACCGAGGTGCGCGACGTCTCGACCAACCTCCGCCTCAACGTGAAGTACCGGCCCGGCTCGGACATCTACCTGGTGTACAACGAGCGGCGCGACATCGAGGGGCTTCCGACCGACGTGGTCGATCGGTCGTTCACGGTGAAGTGGACGTACCTCGTGTCGCTCTGA
- a CDS encoding thrombospondin type 3 repeat-containing protein, translated as MAVLLKSRTAEYFAFAAVATMNRHNQGGNGPCSASPGANPAPCDFRPGYYNFTDVSNGLGNSLTPGANNVVPWQATPSPRVTHDALVDTGDPDSDHLLDIKWSAVTVYSDQSIRPSTHPAMGGAGCVSGACLPPGTRDATRAPGVGVGDLASRFGGLVHFILEVAAPDDLAFAAPVERIETDAASLMAMRITPGDCFRLRTTFGKRPETAATVMANCRIGMCGDTGYEVASKRLCPTPPAGDGDADGVFGAFDNCPTVYNPGQSDSDRDGAGDACDNCPSTYNPSQLDWDHDGVGDACLPIVPTGPPCSDRDSDGWCDTSDNCPNTYNPRQENADGDARGDACELAVTSPAAGARLDCSASPTIEWDPAGFDRFKIFIAWDPDFAPEHRIDSEGWLFNRTSWTPLPHRWRRPCEAAHPKLYIRLQAARGSASDPVWSDSVAVEVH; from the coding sequence ATGGCGGTCCTCCTCAAGAGCCGGACCGCGGAATACTTCGCCTTCGCGGCCGTCGCCACGATGAACCGCCACAATCAGGGAGGGAACGGCCCGTGCTCCGCGAGCCCCGGAGCGAATCCCGCGCCGTGCGACTTCCGTCCCGGGTACTACAACTTCACGGACGTCTCGAACGGGCTGGGGAACTCCCTGACGCCCGGGGCGAACAACGTGGTTCCCTGGCAGGCGACGCCGTCACCACGGGTGACCCACGACGCCCTCGTGGACACGGGCGACCCCGACTCCGATCACCTGCTCGACATCAAGTGGTCCGCGGTGACCGTCTACTCCGACCAGAGCATCCGGCCGAGCACGCACCCCGCAATGGGTGGCGCCGGGTGCGTTTCCGGCGCCTGCCTGCCTCCGGGGACACGGGACGCGACGCGCGCGCCCGGCGTGGGAGTCGGTGACCTCGCCTCCCGGTTCGGCGGCCTCGTCCATTTCATCCTCGAGGTCGCCGCTCCGGACGATCTCGCGTTCGCCGCTCCGGTCGAACGGATCGAGACCGACGCGGCGTCTCTCATGGCCATGCGAATCACGCCGGGAGACTGCTTTCGTCTGAGGACGACCTTCGGGAAGAGGCCCGAGACGGCCGCGACGGTGATGGCCAACTGCCGGATTGGCATGTGCGGCGACACCGGCTACGAGGTGGCTTCGAAGCGACTCTGCCCGACGCCTCCCGCGGGCGACGGAGACGCCGACGGAGTGTTCGGCGCGTTCGACAACTGCCCGACGGTCTACAACCCCGGTCAGAGCGACTCGGATCGCGATGGCGCCGGTGACGCGTGCGACAACTGCCCGTCCACGTACAATCCGAGCCAGCTTGACTGGGATCATGATGGAGTGGGGGACGCCTGCCTGCCCATCGTCCCCACGGGTCCTCCATGCTCCGACCGCGACAGCGATGGATGGTGCGACACGTCGGACAACTGCCCCAACACCTACAACCCCCGCCAGGAGAACGCCGACGGCGACGCGCGAGGGGATGCCTGCGAGCTCGCGGTGACCTCCCCCGCCGCGGGAGCGCGTCTCGACTGCTCCGCCTCGCCCACGATCGAGTGGGACCCGGCCGGTTTCGATCGCTTCAAGATATTCATCGCCTGGGACCCCGACTTCGCCCCCGAGCACCGCATCGACAGCGAGGGTTGGCTCTTCAATCGAACGTCGTGGACTCCCCTCCCCCATCGCTGGCGCCGCCCGTGCGAGGCCGCCCACCCGAAGCTCTACATCCGGCTTCAGGCGGCCAGGGGCTCGGCGAGCGACCCGGTCTGGAGTGATTCCGTGGCCGTGGAGGTGCACTGA
- a CDS encoding thrombospondin type 3 repeat-containing protein produces the protein MNTIRHRTALPVALTLTLLLVASPASANCIEFGGFAIFHCAEDAYVDAVPDPNARPVFDPNTGRVLNVDAVFWQIGFGNDVANTGQGSSGTGTSGPTSFNGNDIGIRPIDLRDATVWTQGPGAPSGALCLGNNNWGNSGVDGCCDNPRDPAQPLADDGMLNPYYDVEAARSGYVGIYSLDWQQDAPTALLLKTQDRRWFAFAAVATTPRGNTGGDGPCAAIPGTNPAACDFRPGYYDFGDIANGIENPVHAGRHNIVPWQPTPVPVVVADVPTDPADPNAGRLLDLIWTPSTVFSDMSSRPSTNPQAAGGVGVRDIVSRFGELIRYRVEVAPVSDPGFTTPSFTFETESASVSAVPLPPSSCLRLRTIFGKKPETAVRSTANCRVGKCGDVGYEIASEPQGAIGDADGDGVGNASDNCPAVYNPGQEDADADGPGDLCDNCAATYNPTQADRNGDGIGDACDPTFDSDGDGVPDSIDNCPNVENSFQEDTDHDGVGDHCDNCRLVKNPGQRDADLDGVGDACDNCRETANPSQSDADGDGKGDICDFAIDAPAAGAAYSCTAPTPIRWSPGPYDRFKVYVSSDSNFAPARTALTYEWLSTTSWTPSARQLVGPCGSTSPYLYVMVWGTNSVTKAGSVSSVVKVVRR, from the coding sequence ATGAACACCATCCGACACCGCACCGCACTTCCGGTCGCCCTGACGCTCACCCTCCTTCTCGTCGCCTCCCCCGCCTCGGCGAACTGCATCGAGTTCGGCGGCTTCGCCATCTTCCACTGCGCCGAGGACGCCTACGTCGACGCGGTCCCCGATCCGAATGCGCGGCCGGTCTTCGATCCCAACACGGGCCGCGTCCTCAACGTCGACGCCGTCTTCTGGCAGATCGGCTTCGGCAACGACGTCGCCAACACGGGCCAGGGGAGCTCGGGGACGGGTACCTCGGGCCCGACGAGCTTCAACGGAAACGACATCGGGATCCGCCCGATCGACCTCCGCGATGCGACGGTGTGGACCCAGGGACCCGGCGCTCCCTCCGGGGCGCTCTGCCTCGGGAACAACAACTGGGGGAACAGCGGCGTCGACGGCTGCTGCGACAACCCGCGCGACCCGGCACAGCCTCTTGCCGACGACGGGATGCTGAACCCCTATTACGACGTCGAGGCCGCGCGAAGCGGGTACGTCGGGATCTACTCTCTCGACTGGCAGCAGGACGCCCCGACGGCGCTCCTCCTGAAGACTCAGGATCGCCGGTGGTTCGCCTTCGCCGCCGTGGCGACGACGCCGCGCGGCAACACAGGCGGCGACGGACCGTGCGCCGCCATCCCGGGGACGAACCCCGCCGCGTGCGACTTCAGGCCCGGGTACTACGACTTCGGCGACATCGCCAACGGGATCGAGAACCCGGTCCACGCCGGCCGGCACAACATCGTCCCGTGGCAGCCGACCCCCGTCCCGGTCGTCGTCGCCGACGTCCCTACCGACCCGGCCGATCCGAACGCGGGGCGCCTCCTCGATCTGATCTGGACGCCGTCGACGGTCTTCAGCGACATGTCGTCGCGCCCCTCGACGAACCCGCAGGCGGCCGGAGGAGTCGGCGTCAGGGACATCGTCTCCCGGTTCGGTGAGCTCATTCGCTACCGCGTCGAGGTCGCCCCCGTCTCGGACCCGGGGTTCACCACGCCGTCGTTCACGTTCGAGACGGAGTCGGCTTCCGTCTCCGCGGTTCCCCTCCCCCCTTCGAGCTGCCTGAGGCTCCGGACGATTTTCGGAAAGAAGCCGGAGACCGCCGTCCGCTCGACGGCGAACTGCCGCGTGGGGAAATGTGGCGACGTGGGATACGAGATCGCCTCCGAGCCGCAGGGCGCGATCGGCGACGCGGACGGTGACGGCGTCGGGAACGCGAGCGACAATTGCCCGGCCGTCTACAACCCGGGGCAGGAGGACGCGGACGCCGACGGCCCCGGCGATCTCTGCGACAACTGCGCGGCGACGTACAACCCGACGCAGGCGGACAGGAACGGCGACGGGATCGGCGACGCGTGCGATCCGACCTTCGACTCCGACGGCGACGGCGTGCCGGACTCGATCGACAACTGCCCGAACGTCGAGAATTCCTTCCAGGAGGACACCGACCACGATGGGGTGGGCGACCACTGCGACAACTGCCGGCTGGTCAAGAACCCCGGGCAGCGCGACGCCGATCTCGACGGCGTCGGCGACGCCTGCGACAACTGCCGCGAGACGGCGAATCCGAGCCAGAGCGACGCGGACGGTGACGGCAAGGGAGATATCTGCGACTTCGCGATCGACGCGCCGGCAGCGGGAGCCGCGTACTCCTGCACGGCCCCGACCCCGATCCGGTGGAGTCCCGGGCCGTACGATCGATTCAAGGTTTACGTATCTTCGGATTCGAACTTCGCGCCGGCCAGGACCGCCCTCACGTACGAGTGGCTCTCGACGACGTCGTGGACACCCTCGGCGCGACAGCTCGTGGGCCCGTGCGGGAGCACGAGCCCGTACCTCTACGTCATGGTGTGGGGAACCAACAGCGTGACGAAGGCGGGGTCCGTGAGCTCCGTCGTGAAGGTCGTGCGCCGATGA
- a CDS encoding thrombospondin type 3 repeat-containing protein codes for MTRFNQGGNGACANAPGTNPAACDFRPGFYSFQDVTNGLPNTVRSGARNNIVPWQANPSPIVTSDVAIDPNNPASDHLLAVQWPAVTVYSDQSARPTTHPAMGGGGCTSLACGSTGTRDLTRAPGVGVADIAGKFGLVHFILEVAALNDPSFASPVARLTTDATSLTGVTVPAGDCFRLRTTFGKKPETTVTSTANCRLGKCGDIGYEVASARLCPSGGPGDADMDGVVDSADNCPTVYNPSQSDTDHDGVGDACDNCPSTYNPSQTDTNHNGIGDACEPPPDTDGDGVPDPSDNCPGVYNPSQSDADHDGVGDACDNCPTAYNPSQTDTNHNGVGDVCEPPPDRDGDGVPDAGDNCPAVYNPAQSDVDQDGAGDACDNCPTFFNPTQSDGDHDGVGDGCDNCPSTYNPSQTDANHNGIGDACDATGDRDGDGIPDATDNCPAVYNPGQRDEDRDGVGDACDNCREFANPNQSDVDHDGKGDLCDFAIDAPAAGGTYSCAAPTPIRWSPGPYDRFKVYVSSDPTFPDSKTARTYESLSAPPWTPTAGQLAGPCALASPYLYIRVWGMNSVTGAGAVSPTVKVTPQ; via the coding sequence ATGACGCGCTTCAACCAGGGGGGGAACGGCGCCTGCGCGAACGCTCCCGGCACCAATCCCGCCGCCTGCGATTTCCGTCCGGGCTTCTACAGCTTCCAGGACGTCACCAACGGGCTGCCGAACACCGTGCGCTCGGGCGCCCGGAACAACATCGTCCCGTGGCAGGCGAACCCCTCGCCGATCGTCACGAGCGACGTCGCCATCGACCCGAACAACCCGGCGTCCGATCACCTTCTCGCGGTTCAATGGCCCGCCGTGACGGTGTACTCCGATCAGAGCGCGAGGCCCACCACCCACCCGGCGATGGGAGGCGGAGGGTGCACGTCGCTCGCCTGCGGCTCGACGGGGACGCGCGACCTGACGCGGGCTCCGGGAGTCGGCGTCGCCGACATCGCGGGCAAGTTCGGCCTGGTCCACTTCATCCTCGAGGTCGCCGCCCTCAACGACCCGAGCTTCGCGTCGCCCGTCGCCCGGCTCACGACGGACGCGACGTCGCTGACCGGCGTCACCGTGCCGGCGGGGGATTGCTTCCGGCTGCGGACGACCTTCGGCAAGAAGCCGGAGACCACGGTCACCAGCACCGCGAACTGCCGGCTCGGCAAGTGCGGCGACATCGGGTACGAGGTCGCCTCCGCGAGACTCTGCCCTTCAGGCGGCCCCGGCGACGCAGACATGGATGGCGTCGTCGATTCGGCCGACAACTGCCCCACCGTCTACAACCCCTCGCAGAGCGACACGGATCACGACGGCGTGGGCGACGCCTGCGACAACTGCCCGTCGACCTACAACCCGTCGCAGACCGACACCAACCACAACGGCATCGGGGACGCCTGCGAGCCGCCGCCGGACACCGACGGCGACGGCGTTCCCGATCCCTCGGACAACTGCCCCGGCGTCTACAACCCGTCGCAGAGCGACGCCGATCACGACGGCGTCGGCGACGCGTGCGACAACTGCCCGACCGCCTACAATCCGTCGCAGACCGACACCAACCACAACGGCGTCGGCGACGTCTGCGAGCCGCCCCCCGATCGCGACGGCGACGGCGTCCCGGACGCGGGGGACAATTGCCCGGCGGTGTACAACCCCGCGCAGAGCGACGTCGATCAGGACGGCGCCGGCGACGCGTGCGACAACTGCCCGACCTTCTTCAACCCGACGCAGAGCGACGGCGACCACGACGGCGTCGGCGACGGGTGCGACAACTGCCCGTCGACCTACAATCCGTCGCAGACCGACGCGAATCACAACGGCATCGGCGACGCCTGCGACGCGACGGGCGATCGGGACGGGGACGGGATCCCCGACGCGACGGACAACTGCCCGGCCGTCTACAACCCGGGGCAGCGTGACGAGGATCGCGACGGCGTCGGCGACGCCTGCGACAACTGCCGCGAGTTCGCGAACCCGAACCAGAGCGACGTCGATCACGACGGGAAGGGAGACCTCTGCGACTTCGCGATCGACGCGCCGGCGGCGGGAGGAACCTACTCGTGCGCGGCCCCGACGCCGATTCGGTGGAGCCCGGGACCCTACGATCGCTTCAAGGTCTATGTCTCGTCGGATCCGACATTCCCCGACAGCAAGACGGCGCGAACCTACGAATCGCTTTCGGCCCCGCCGTGGACCCCGACCGCCGGCCAGCTCGCCGGGCCGTGCGCCCTCGCGAGCCCATACCTGTACATCCGGGTCTGGGGGATGAACAGCGTGACGGGCGCCGGGGCGGTCAGCCCGACGGTGAAGGTGACGCCTCAGTAG
- a CDS encoding XRE family transcriptional regulator: MTRSSGNVFRDLGFSPEEADNLKIRSSLMGHIRRRIEARGMTQAEAARRMKVSQPRVSDLVRGKIDLFSIDSLVTMLGHLGARVRFEVVVKRTKSRVA, encoded by the coding sequence ATGACCCGATCTAGCGGGAACGTGTTCCGCGATCTCGGCTTCAGCCCGGAGGAAGCGGACAATTTGAAGATCCGATCCTCCCTCATGGGCCACATCCGTCGCCGGATCGAGGCTCGCGGGATGACGCAGGCCGAAGCGGCGCGGAGAATGAAGGTATCTCAGCCCAGAGTGAGCGATCTGGTGCGGGGGAAGATCGACTTGTTCAGCATTGACTCCCTCGTGACGATGCTTGGTCACCTGGGAGCGAGGGTGCGGTTCGAAGTCGTCGTCAAGCGCACAAAGTCGCGCGTGGCTTGA
- a CDS encoding type II toxin-antitoxin system RelE/ParE family toxin, giving the protein MRKLSVDARRKAGHELFLVQTGLEPSDFRPMPSVGPGVVEIRVHTRLEHRVFYVAKFFESVYVLHVFRKTTRATEKRDIDVGARRLQDVMRGRKTRGG; this is encoded by the coding sequence ATGCGGAAGCTTTCGGTCGACGCGAGGCGGAAGGCCGGGCACGAGCTCTTCCTCGTCCAGACCGGGCTCGAGCCGTCGGACTTCAGGCCCATGCCGAGCGTCGGGCCCGGGGTCGTCGAGATAAGGGTGCACACGCGGCTCGAGCATCGTGTCTTCTACGTCGCGAAGTTCTTCGAATCAGTGTACGTGCTGCACGTTTTCAGGAAGACGACGCGAGCGACGGAAAAGCGCGACATCGATGTCGGTGCGCGCCGCCTGCAGGATGTCATGCGCGGTCGAAAGACCCGCGGGGGGTGA
- a CDS encoding M2 family metallopeptidase, whose translation MRRMRTAGLATVILASLTAAFGAGAVDIPPDEGQRFLDLYSSLFQRLYYVAQQAEWAATTDVTPEHDGGRVAADKALAAFVGDPQVIAEVRRLKAHTDLLSPLQTRQLDRILRAAAEYPGTIPDVVARRVEAESRQSSTLDSFTFCMEKGPSGCATPITANEIDDTLRKSRDLDERRKVWEVSKQSGPTLRPGLEDLQKLRNAVAREMGFSSFYALQIADYGMTVPEMMAMLDGFLKDIDPLYRQLHCFTRRHLAERYHQPIPKKIPAQWLDNRWSQHWSGVVEGVDYDPLFKDRTPQWIVRQAESFYVSMGFPSLPAVFWEKSDLYPVPKGSGRKKNTHASAWPMNLNGDIRSLQSIEPNALWFSTAHHELGHAYYYISYERPEVPLLLRAGANRGFHEGIGELISIAAMQTPYLKQVGVMPADQNPDRIAVLLDAALDATVPFLVWGAGTMSHWEHDLYEKNLPPSEWNKRWWEYVAKFQGVEPPSPRGEEFCDPATKTHINDDPGQYYDYAVATVLKYQLHQHIAKKILKQDPRSCNYYGSVETGDFLRSILSKGATEDWRKVIRDATGSDLSTKPMLDYFAPLLAYLEKENAGQQCGWE comes from the coding sequence ATGCGCAGGATGCGAACGGCCGGCCTCGCCACGGTGATTCTCGCCTCCCTCACGGCGGCCTTCGGCGCCGGGGCCGTGGACATCCCCCCCGACGAAGGGCAGCGCTTCCTCGACCTGTACTCCTCCCTCTTCCAGCGCCTCTATTACGTGGCCCAGCAGGCCGAGTGGGCCGCCACCACCGACGTCACCCCCGAGCACGACGGCGGGCGCGTCGCCGCCGACAAGGCCCTCGCGGCCTTCGTCGGGGACCCCCAGGTCATCGCCGAGGTCCGCCGCCTGAAGGCGCACACGGATCTCCTCTCGCCCCTCCAGACGCGCCAGCTCGATCGGATCCTCCGCGCCGCCGCCGAGTACCCCGGCACGATCCCCGACGTCGTGGCCCGGCGCGTCGAGGCCGAGAGCCGGCAGTCGAGCACGCTCGACTCGTTCACCTTCTGCATGGAGAAGGGCCCGTCAGGGTGCGCGACACCGATCACGGCCAACGAGATCGACGACACGCTCCGGAAGAGCCGCGATCTCGACGAGAGGCGGAAGGTGTGGGAGGTGAGCAAGCAGAGCGGCCCCACGCTGCGCCCCGGCCTCGAGGATCTCCAGAAGCTCCGGAACGCCGTCGCGCGCGAGATGGGCTTCTCGTCCTTCTACGCCCTCCAGATCGCCGACTACGGGATGACCGTCCCCGAGATGATGGCGATGCTCGACGGCTTCCTGAAGGACATCGACCCCCTCTACAGGCAGCTCCACTGCTTCACGCGCCGCCACCTCGCCGAGAGGTACCACCAGCCGATCCCGAAGAAGATCCCCGCCCAGTGGCTCGACAACCGCTGGTCGCAGCACTGGTCGGGCGTCGTCGAAGGGGTGGACTACGATCCTCTCTTCAAGGATCGCACGCCTCAGTGGATCGTGAGGCAGGCGGAGTCCTTCTACGTCTCGATGGGGTTCCCGAGCCTCCCCGCCGTCTTCTGGGAGAAGTCCGACCTCTACCCGGTCCCGAAGGGATCGGGGAGGAAGAAGAACACGCACGCCTCGGCCTGGCCGATGAACCTCAACGGCGACATCCGCTCCCTCCAGAGTATCGAGCCGAACGCCCTCTGGTTCTCGACCGCGCACCATGAGCTGGGTCACGCCTATTACTACATCTCGTACGAGCGCCCCGAGGTCCCTCTTCTTCTCCGCGCCGGCGCCAACCGCGGCTTCCACGAGGGGATCGGCGAGCTGATCTCGATCGCCGCGATGCAGACCCCCTACCTGAAGCAGGTCGGGGTGATGCCCGCCGATCAGAACCCGGACCGGATCGCCGTCCTCCTCGACGCGGCGCTCGACGCGACGGTGCCGTTCCTCGTCTGGGGGGCCGGGACGATGTCGCACTGGGAACACGACCTCTACGAGAAGAACCTCCCGCCGTCCGAGTGGAACAAGCGCTGGTGGGAGTACGTCGCGAAATTCCAGGGGGTCGAGCCGCCGTCCCCGCGCGGGGAGGAGTTCTGCGATCCGGCGACGAAGACGCACATCAACGACGACCCGGGGCAGTACTACGACTACGCCGTCGCGACCGTCCTGAAGTACCAGCTCCACCAGCACATCGCGAAGAAGATCCTGAAGCAGGACCCGCGCTCGTGCAACTACTACGGGAGCGTGGAGACGGGGGACTTCCTCCGGTCGATCCTCTCGAAGGGGGCGACCGAGGACTGGCGCAAGGTCATCCGCGACGCGACGGGGTCGGACCTCTCGACGAAGCCGATGCTCGACTACTTCGCCCCCCTCCTCGCGTACCTCGAGAAGGAGAACGCCGGCCAGCAGTGCGGGTGGGAGTGA